One genomic region from Podarcis raffonei isolate rPodRaf1 chromosome 16, rPodRaf1.pri, whole genome shotgun sequence encodes:
- the LOC128404452 gene encoding arylacetamide deacetylase-like 4, with translation MAFGETLWMLILYMTIFIHSLLFAWGAYYRLTRTHLPRGMNCRALVLLGDFSLGYVMILVRLVEKLGICHRYSIMRSMGRLTPLMKDSDLIIKDLVFDGVPVRVFWPRTLAGNRKGIIFIHPGVGLFGSVRVSERACCSFAKQSDSVVVSVEFRLAPEHPYPVPVLDCLTAVIHFLKNAKEYGVDPNCIAIVGESSGGTYAAAICQELVTREDLPRMRAQVLIYPFLQGMDFNLPSHQQNHSVPPLFRKRAVILGLTYLTGKTMNVDGVLKGAHVPPDLREKYQKWISADYIPEEFKARGYVPVEPAPFSEELYEQVKRGNETMFCPLVAEDDIIRQLPETFILTCEYDVLRDDGLLYKKRLEDNGVPVTYHHLPDGLHGILGLVGLGPLEFPSTQKCMQHVVEFLKCL, from the exons ATGGCATTTGGTGAAACTCTGTGGATGCTGATATTATATATGACCATTTTCATTCACTCCTTGCTGTTTGCATGGGGAGCTTATTATCGTCTTACTAGGACCCACCTGCCTCGAGGAATGAACTGCCGTGCATTAGTACTACTCGGTGATTTTTCACTGGGATATGTCATGATACTG GTCAGACTTGTGGAAAAACTGGGCATCTGCCATAGATATTCCATTATgaggtccatgggccggttaacaCCATTAATGAAGGACTCAGACTTGATAATAAAAGACCTGGTTTTCGATGGGGTGCCGGTGAGGGTGTTCTGGCCCAGGACACTTGCTGGGAACAGGAAAGGAATCATCTTCATTCATCCAGGTGTTGGACTATTTGGAAGCGTCC gaGTCTCTGAAAGGGCCTGCTGTTCCTTTGCCAAACAATCTGATTCAGTGGTTGTAAGTGTTGA GTTTCGTTTAGCTCCTGAGCATCCCTATCCAGTCCCTGTACTGGACTGTTTAACTGCTGTAATACACTTTCTGAAGAATGCAAAGGAATACGGAGTGGACCCCAACTGCATTGCCATTGTTGGGGAGAGTAGTGGAGGCACATATGCTGCAGCCATTTGTCAAGAACTGGTGACCAGAGAGGACCTCCCAAGAATGCGAGCTCAGGTCCTCATTTACCCATTCCTCCAAGGAATGGACTTCAATTTGCCATCCCATCAACAAAACCATTCAGTTCCTCCCTTGTTCCGGAAAAGAGCTGTCATACTTGGTTTGACATATCTCACTGGGAAGACAATGAATGTAGATGGAGTTCTGAAAGGTGCCCATGTCCCTCCTGATTTGAGAGAGAAATACCAAAAATGGATAAGTGCTGATTACATTCCAGAAGAATTTAAAGCTAGGGGCTATGTTCCTGTAGAACCTGCTCCATTTTCAGAAGaactttatgaacaagttaaaagagGTAATGAGACAATGTTTTGCCCCCTTGTAGCAGAGGATGACATAATCCGCCAGCTCCCAGAGACTTTCATTCTAACCTGTGAATATGATGTTCTCCGGGATGATGGGCTGTTGTACAAGAAGCGCCTAGAGGACAATGGTGTGCCAGTGACATATCACCATCTTCcagatggattacatggaatatTGGGCCTTGTTGGTTTGGGGCCACTTGAATTCCCGAGCACACAGAAATGTATGCAGCATGTAGTAGAGTTCTTAAAATGTTTATAG